In Eucalyptus grandis isolate ANBG69807.140 chromosome 4, ASM1654582v1, whole genome shotgun sequence, the following proteins share a genomic window:
- the LOC120292454 gene encoding flavonoid 3'-monooxygenase-like, with translation MVEENRLLKLKYLNAIIKEAFRLHPVLPILVPRTPHASCVVGVYTIPKGSNIFLNMGYIQRDPKIWDKPSEFRFERCLKDPSKYDLSGNNFTYMPFGSGRRVCAGFALVERALPYVLASLLHPFKWDLPQGVELDLLGKFGLVVKKMKPPVAIPKPRLSSPELYMSS, from the coding sequence ATGGTAGAAGAGAACCGCTTGCTCAAATTAAAGTACCTCAATGCTATCATCAAGGAGGCATTTCGCTTGCACCCGGTGCTGCCGATATTGGTGCCTCGGACCCCACATGCTTCCTGTGTTGTCGGAGTTTACACAATTCCCAAGGGCAGTAACATATTCTTGAATATGGGCTATATCCAGAGAGACCCCAAGATTTGGGATAAACCATCGGAGTTCAGGTTTGAGAGGTGCTTGAAAGATCCCAGCAAGTATGATCTCTCAGGCAACAATTTCACGTATATGCCCTTCGGTTCCGGTCGAAGGGTGTGTGCAGGGTTTGCACTGGTAGAGAGGGCGCTACCGTATGTTTTGGCCTCTCTTTTGCATCCATTCAAGTGGGACCTACCGCAAGGGGTGGAGCTGGATTTATTGGGCAAGTTCGGGCTTGTGGTCAAGAAAATGAAGCCCCCGGTCGCCATTCCCAAGCCGAGATTGTCCTCTCCAGAGCTGTACATGTCGAGTTAG
- the LOC120292455 gene encoding flavonoid 3',5'-hydroxylase-like, with product MSNRDSEGEEKARQLHCRQSPKLLAKEIVRDQDMMFANQDPNIAATIGSYGGRDITFSSQGPYWRNLRKLFVRQMMSNTSLDACCGLRRQEVKKALSDLYKKSGVPVDIGESAVLILINVIMAMLWGGTLKREKSEAVGAEFREVVAKLMVLVSSPNISDFVLAPAWLNMQGVERDMKRVHKWFDDFIQSAIDCVTEGRTNELFKRKDGEPKSNEQKKDFLQIFLDMEMDLEDNQSPMEKNGALKAIFIDIVVGGTDTTSTTVE from the exons ATGTCAAATAGAGACTCCGAAG gagaagaaaaagctagACAGCTCCATTGCCGCCAGAGCCCCAAG TTGCTGGCCAAAGAAATCGTGCGGGACCAGGACATGATGTTCGCCAATCAGGACCCGAACATCGCTGCTACAATTGGGTCATACGGAGGAAGGGACATTACCTTCTCAAGCCAGGGGCCTTATTGGAGGAATCTCCGCAAGCTTTTTGTACGGCAGATGATGAGCAACACAAGCCTTGACGCCTGTTGCGGTTTGAGAAGGCAAGAGGTCAAAAAAGCTCTGAGTGATCTGTACAAAAAATCCGGGGTGCCAGTAGATATCGGCGAATCGGCAGTTCTGATCTTGATTAACGTGATCATGGCAATGCTATGGGGAGGGACGCTTAAGCGAGAGAAAAGCGAAGCTGTGGGTGCGGAGTTTCGAGAGGTGGTGGCTAAACTCATGGTGCTCGTAAGTAGTCCGAATATTTCGGACTTTGTCCTGGCACCTGCTTGGCTTAACATGCAAGGAGTTGAAAGGGACATGAAAAGGGTGCATAAGtggtttgatgattttattcaGTCTGCTATCGACTGTGTCACTGAAGGAAGAACAAATGAACTATTCAAGCGGAAGGACGGAGAACCTAAAAGCAATGAACAGAAAAAGGACTTCTTGCAGATTTTCCTGGACATGGAGATGGATCTTGAAGATAACCAGTCACCAATGGAGAAAAACGGAGCCCTCAAAGCCATTTTTATT GACATTGTGGTTGGTGGAACCGATACGACTTCAACAACGGTTGAGTAG
- the LOC104440724 gene encoding LOW QUALITY PROTEIN: flavonoid 3'-monooxygenase CYP75B137 (The sequence of the model RefSeq protein was modified relative to this genomic sequence to represent the inferred CDS: substituted 1 base at 1 genomic stop codon), giving the protein MSNADSGSAWPWLGNAKEENDAIPRATATVLVIAIAALSFFSLCRRRNHATAPLPPGPRGVPFFGYLPFLGTNLHRKFAELAETYGPIYKLRLGSKLYVVVNSPSLAKEIVRDQDMTFANRDPNIAGAIASYGARDIAFSSQGPYWRNLRKLFVQQLMSNMSLDACYGLRRQEVRKALSDLYRKRGLPVDIGELALLILVNMVMGMLWGGTLQGEKGEAVASEFREVVAKLMVLLGSPNVSDFFPALAWLDLQGVERDMKRVHQWLDGFIQPIIDCATKGTTSGPFKQKEGEPKCIEQKKDFSKNFVRSSSLFKLVQCSKRGFMTSLKLNDIVIGGTDTTSTMVEWVMAELLXNRNVMNKVIHELTEVVGEDEMVEEHHLPKLKYLDAVIKEAFRLHPALPLLVPRTPNASCVVGGYMIPKGSNVFLNMGSIHRDPKIWDKPLEFRPERFLEGPSKYDFSGNNFAYMPFGSGRRMCAGLALAERMLPYVLASLLHSFKWEIPPGSELDLLDKFGIVVKKMKPLVAIPRPRLSTPELYMSR; this is encoded by the exons ATGTCGAACGCAGATTCCGGAAGTGCCTGGCCGTGGTTGGGGAATGctaaagaagagaatgatgCAATTCCTAGAGCTACTGCAACAGTACTTGTCATTGCTATAGCAGCTCTTAGTTTCTTCTCTTTGTGCAGAAGGCGAAACCACGCGACGGCTCCATTGCCTCCAGGGCCCCGAGGTGTGCCATTCTTCGGGTACCTCCCATTCCTAGGGACCAATCTCCACCGGAAATTCGCTGAATTGGCTGAGACCTACGGTCCCATCTACAAACTCCGGCTTGGAAGCAAATTATATGTTGTGGTTAACTCCCCGTCACTGGCCAAAGAAATCGTGCGGGACCAAGACATGACTTTTGCCAATCGAGACCCAAACATTGCCGGTGCTATAGCGTCATATGGCGCAAGGGACATTGCCTTCTCAAGCCAAGGCCCTTATTGGAGGAATCTCCGCAAACTGTTTGTGCAGCAGTTGATGAGCAACATGAGTCTCGATGCCTGTTATGGTTTGAGAAGGCAGGAGGTCAGAAAAGCTCTGAGCGATCTGTATAGAAAACGTGGGTTGCCAGTAGATATCGGCGAATTGGCCCTTCTGATCTTAGTTAACATGGTGATGGGAATGCTGTGGGGAGGAACGCTTCAGGGAGAAAAGGGTGAAGCCGTGGCCTCTGAGTTTCGAGAGGTGGTGGCCAAATTGATGGTGCTCTTAGGTAGTCCGAATGTTTCGGACTTTTTCCCGGCACTCGCTTGGCTTGACCTGCAAGGAGTGGAAAGGGACATGAAAAGGGTGCATCAGTGGCTGGATGGTTTTATTCAGCCGATTATCGATTGCGCCACCAAAGGAACAACAAGTGGACCGTTCAAGCAGAAGGAAGGAGAACCTAAATGCATTGAACAGAAAAAGGACTTTT CTAAAAATTTTGTGAGGTCATCATCACTGTTCAAGCTAGTACAATGCTCGAAACGTGGTTTTATGACTTCTTTGAAATTAAAC GACATTGTAATCGGCGGAACTGATACGACTTCAACAATGGTTGAATGGGTGATGGCAGAGTTGCTGTAGAACCGAAATGTGATGAACAAAGTAATCCATGAATTGACTGAAGTTGTGGGGGAGGATGAGATGGTCGAAGAGCATCACTTGCCCAAATTAAAGTACCTCGACGCGGTGATCAAGGAAGCATTTCGCTTGCACCCGGCGTTGCCCTTATTGGTGCCGCGGACCCCAAATGCTTCCTGTGTCGTTGGGGGTTACATGATACCAAAGGGCAGCAACGTATTCCTAAACATGGGTTCTATCCACAGGGATCCCAAGATTTGGGACAAACCGTTGGAGTTTAGGCCCGAGAGGTTCTTGGAAGGTCCCAGCAAGTATGATTTCTCAGGTAACAACTTTGCATACATGCCATTCGGTTCTGGTCGGAGGATGTGTGCAGGGCTTGCGCTGGCAGAAAGGATGCTACCATACGTTTTGGCCTCTCTTTTGCACTCATTCAAGTGGGAAATACCACCAGGGTCTGAGCTGGATTTACTGGACAAGTTCGGCATTGTGGTCAAGAAAATGAAGCCCCTTGTCGCCATTCCAAGACCAAGATTGTCCACTCCGGAGCTCTACATGTCGAGATAG
- the LOC104440725 gene encoding LOW QUALITY PROTEIN: flavonoid 3'-monooxygenase CYP75B137 (The sequence of the model RefSeq protein was modified relative to this genomic sequence to represent the inferred CDS: inserted 1 base in 1 codon), which translates to MSKGDSGGAWTWWWHAKEANDEISRATTALLVIAIAALSSFFLFRRQKNVTALMPPGPRGLPFLGYLPFLGTDLRQIFAKLAETYGPIYKLQLGSKLYVVVNSPSLAKEIVRDQDSTFANRDPSIAATIATYGARDIAFSSQGPYWRNLRKLFVRQIMSNASLDACYDLRRQEVRKGLSDLYRKSGVPVDIGEWAVLILINAVMAMLWGGTLTGEKCEAIGAEFRMVTAKFMVLLGSPNVSDFFPAVAWLDLQGVERDMKRAHQWLDTFIQSVVDCATQEDGESKRNDKKKDFLQIVLDMEMDLEDNQSPTDKNGALKAILTDIVIGGTDTTSTMVEWAMAELIQNRDVMNKVVQELTEVVAKDEMVEEHHLPKLKYLDAVIKEAFRLHPALPLLAPRMPRASCVVXGYTIPKGSNIFLNVGYIHRDPKIWDNPTEFRPERFLGDPSRYDFSGNNFMYMPFGSGRRRCAGLALAERMLTFVLASLMHSFEWELPPGTEMDFSDKFGIVVKKLKPLVVIPRPRLSTRSSTSQVGRFPEMSIPWGKSGTWKYILWKTCDSKPFFLTFATVPSVVPGVVGYCVM; encoded by the exons ATGTCGAAGGGAGACTCTGGAGGTGCCTGGACGTGGTGGTGGCATGCTAAAGAAGCGAATGATGAAATTTCTAGAGCTACTACAGCACTGCTTGTCATAGCAATTGCAGCTcttagttctttctttttgttcaggAGGCAGAAAAACGTGACCGCTCTGATGCCGCCAGGGCCCCGAGGCTTGCCGTTTCTCGGGTACCTCCCATTCCTGGGGACTGACCTCCGCCAGATATTTGCTAAGTTGGCTGAGACCTACGGCCCCATCTACAAACTCCAGCTTGGAAGCAAGTTATATGTGGTGGTTAACTCCCCATCGCTGGCCAAAGAAATCGTGCGGGACCAGGACTCGACGTTCGCCAATCGGGACCCAAGCATCGCCGCTACCATCGCAACATACGGCGCAAGGGATATTGCCTTCTCAAGCCAGGGGCCTTATTGGAGGAATCTCCGCAAACTGTTCGTACGGCAGATAATGAGCAACGCGAGCCTTGATGCCTGTTATGATTTGAGAAGGCAGGAGGTCAGGAAAGGGTTGAGCGATCTTTACAGAAAATCTGGGGTGCCGGTGGATATTGGCGAGTGGGCCGTTCTGATCTTGATCAATGCGGTGATGGCGATGCTGTGGGGAGGGACGCTTACTGGAGAGAAGTGCGAAGCCATTGGCGCTGAGTTTCGAATGGTGACGGCAAAATTTATGGTGCTCTTAGGTAGTCCGAATGTTTCTGACTTTTTTCCAGCAGTTGCTTGGCTTGACCTGCAAGGAGTGGAAAGGGACATGAAAAGGGCGCATCAGTGGCTTGATACTTTTATTCAGTCTGTTGTCGATTGTGCCACCCAGGAGGATGGAGAATCTAAACGcaatgataaaaaaaaggaCTTTTTGCAGATTGTCCTGGACATGGAGATGGATCTTGAAGATAACCAGTCACCAACGGACAAGAATGGAGCACTAAAAGCCATTCTCACG GACATCGTGATTGGTGGAACTGATACGACTTCAACAATGGTAGAATGGGCGATGGCAGAGTTGATACAGAACCGAGATGTGATGAACAAAGTAGTCCAGGAATTGACAGAAGTCGTGGCGAAGGATGAGATGGTCGAAGAGCATCACTTGCCAAAATTGAAGTACCTCGACGCGGTCATCAAGGAAGCATTCCGCTTGCACCCGGCTCTGCCATTATTGGCTCCTCGGATGCCACGGGCTTCGTGTGTCG GGGGTTACACGATACCGAAGGGCAGTAACATATTCTTGAACGTGGGTTACATCCACAGGGACCCCAAGATTTGGGACAATCCAACGGAGTTTAGACCCGAGAGGTTCTTGGGAGATCCCAGCAGGTATGATTTCTCGGGCAACAACTTCATGTACATGCCGTTCGGTTCTGGTCGGAGGAGATGTGCGGGGCTTGCACTGGCAGAGAGGATGTTAACATTTGTATTGGCATCTCTTATGCATTCGTTCGAGTGGGAATTACCGCCAGGGACGGAGATGGACTTTTCGGACAAGTTCGGGATTGTGGTCAAGAAATTGAAGCCCCTGGTGGTCATTCCTAGACCGAGATTGTCCACTCGGAGCTCTACAAGCCA GGTGGGTCGATTTCCAGAGATGTCGATCCCGTGGGGAAAGAGCGGGACTTGGAAATACATCCTGTGGAAGACCTGCGACTCTAAACCCTTCTTCCTGACCTTCGCCACCGTCCCCAGCGTCGTCCCCGGCGTTGTCGGCTACTGTGTCATGTAG